From a single Nostoc edaphicum CCNP1411 genomic region:
- a CDS encoding NnrU family protein: MLLISWLTPSHFVILGLQIVFAIAHSGGAALRPWAEKYIGPRLYRILFALVSLPLAVILIIYFFGHRYDGLQLWQVQGVPGVQEFVWLLSAISFLFLYPATFNLLEIAAIQKPQVHLYETGIIRITRHPQMVGQIIWCVAHTLWLGTTFTLVTSIGLVLHHLFGVWHGDRRLSDRYGETFELAKQRTSIIPFKAIIDGRQSLKWQEFLRPAYLGVAIFIALLWWSHPLLLEATSRIAW, translated from the coding sequence ATGCTGCTGATTTCTTGGTTGACACCCAGTCATTTTGTCATACTGGGGTTACAAATAGTTTTTGCGATCGCTCACAGTGGAGGCGCTGCTTTGCGTCCTTGGGCAGAAAAGTATATTGGCCCAAGGCTTTATCGCATTCTCTTTGCATTAGTCAGCCTACCGTTGGCTGTGATATTAATTATTTACTTTTTTGGGCACCGCTATGATGGTTTGCAACTTTGGCAGGTACAAGGGGTGCCAGGAGTACAAGAATTTGTTTGGCTGCTGTCAGCAATCTCGTTTTTGTTTTTATATCCTGCTACCTTCAATCTACTAGAAATTGCTGCCATTCAAAAGCCCCAAGTTCATCTCTACGAAACAGGAATTATTCGGATTACCCGTCATCCCCAGATGGTAGGACAAATAATTTGGTGTGTTGCTCATACTCTGTGGTTGGGTACTACCTTTACCCTTGTGACTTCCATTGGATTAGTATTGCATCACTTGTTTGGGGTTTGGCACGGGGATCGCCGTTTGAGCGATCGCTATGGGGAAACTTTTGAACTTGCCAAACAACGGACTTCAATTATTCCCTTTAAAGCAATTATTGACGGGCGTCAATCTCTCAAATGGCAGGAATTTCTACGTCCTGCATATTTGGGAGTTGCTATTTTTATAGCTTTGCTTTGGTGGTCGCACCCTCTGTTACTGGAAGCAACTAGTAGGATAGCATGGTAA
- a CDS encoding LysR family transcriptional regulator, whose protein sequence is MSDLPFTLDQLRILKAIAVEGSFKRAADSLYVSQPAVSLQVQNLERQLDVPLFDRGGRRAQLTEAGHLLLNYGEKILSLCQETCRAIEDLQNLQGGTLIVGASQTTGTYLLPRMIGMFRQKYPDVAVQLHVHSTRRTAWSVANGQVDLAIIGGEIPGELSESLEVIPYAEDELALILPVFHPFAKLEKIQKEDLYKLQFIALDSQSTIRKVIDQVLARCEIDTRRLKVEMELNSIEAIKNAVQSGLGAAFVSTSAIAKELQMGVLHFANIEGVVVKRTLWLIFNPNRYRSKAAEAFSQEILPQFANPGWNQDVLKLAQKNIVLTTLEIATPISSSEE, encoded by the coding sequence ATGTCTGACCTTCCTTTCACTTTAGATCAGTTACGTATCCTGAAAGCGATCGCTGTTGAAGGAAGCTTCAAGCGTGCCGCTGATAGTCTTTATGTCTCCCAGCCCGCCGTGAGTTTGCAAGTGCAAAATCTCGAACGGCAACTCGATGTCCCCTTATTCGACCGTGGAGGACGACGCGCCCAATTAACCGAAGCCGGGCATCTACTCTTAAACTACGGTGAAAAAATCCTCAGTCTGTGTCAGGAAACCTGCCGTGCGATTGAGGATTTGCAAAATCTTCAAGGCGGTACTTTGATTGTCGGTGCTTCTCAAACCACCGGCACTTATCTTTTACCCAGAATGATCGGCATGTTTCGACAAAAATATCCCGATGTGGCGGTGCAATTACATGTCCACTCCACCCGGCGGACTGCTTGGAGTGTTGCTAACGGACAAGTTGATCTAGCGATTATCGGCGGTGAAATTCCTGGGGAACTGTCGGAATCTTTAGAAGTTATTCCTTACGCTGAAGACGAACTAGCGCTGATTTTACCTGTCTTTCATCCCTTTGCCAAACTTGAAAAAATCCAAAAAGAAGACCTATATAAATTACAATTCATTGCCCTAGATTCCCAATCGACTATCCGCAAAGTAATTGACCAAGTGTTAGCACGCTGTGAAATTGATACCAGACGTTTGAAGGTGGAAATGGAATTGAATTCCATTGAAGCCATTAAAAATGCTGTGCAATCTGGTTTGGGGGCTGCCTTTGTCTCAACAAGTGCGATCGCTAAAGAGTTACAAATGGGCGTTCTACACTTTGCCAACATTGAAGGCGTCGTTGTCAAACGGACACTGTGGCTGATTTTTAATCCCAATCGCTATAGATCCAAGGCCGCAGAAGCCTTTAGTCAAGAAATTTTGCCCCAATTTGCTAACCCAGGATGGAATCAAGATGTGTTAAAATTAGCACAAAAAAACATAGTGTTAACTACATTAGAGATAGCAACGCCCATCTCCTCCAGCGAAGAATAA
- a CDS encoding serine/threonine-protein kinase produces MEVYCTRPRCPRPQNYFADLDDVTTLKTTQQKYCTTCGMPLMLDGRYVPTKLLGRGGFGAAFLARDRRIPGMRQCVVKQFQPAGNLTLIQLQQAQLMFEREAEVLAQLGNDHDQIPDLFAFFPVIVNSLQAGEQDQFFYLVQEYIDGQNLEEELVQQGKFSEKQVLEVLQEILKVLEFVHDRGIIHRDIKPSNIMRRRDGKLFLLDFGAVKQVTNAASGSAASSTGIYSMGFAPPEQMAGGQVFPSTDLYALAVTLITLLTNQEAIQLFDAYSNQWKWRSQVSVNPRLADILDKMLLPAANQRFQSAQEVLRVLNSQAAQAPTQLNSPSATLPPQTPKSSSPVVPRLPPTQPAFSTLELLAGAAFSGFEGALLAIALFSLVKSPIVTLSVAAVILGMLIFAQTRRWIEKFDLLIIPTITFAIIFFLPFLRGGLDILSVVILAVAAGLVAISLTAVFRLIYKLLSLLL; encoded by the coding sequence ATGGAAGTTTACTGCACTCGTCCACGTTGTCCACGACCGCAAAACTATTTTGCTGATTTAGATGATGTTACGACACTGAAAACAACCCAGCAAAAGTATTGCACTACCTGTGGAATGCCACTGATGCTAGATGGTCGATACGTGCCAACGAAGCTGCTGGGAAGGGGCGGGTTTGGAGCAGCCTTTTTGGCACGCGATCGCCGAATACCAGGAATGCGTCAATGCGTGGTTAAGCAATTTCAACCAGCGGGAAATTTAACCTTAATTCAACTACAACAAGCACAGTTGATGTTTGAGAGAGAGGCAGAAGTTTTAGCACAACTTGGTAACGATCACGATCAAATTCCTGACTTATTTGCCTTCTTTCCAGTGATAGTTAATAGCTTGCAAGCAGGAGAGCAAGACCAATTTTTTTACTTGGTGCAAGAATACATTGATGGGCAAAACCTAGAGGAAGAATTAGTTCAACAGGGCAAATTTTCTGAGAAGCAGGTGTTAGAGGTATTGCAAGAAATCCTGAAGGTATTAGAGTTTGTCCATGACAGAGGCATTATCCACAGAGATATTAAACCTTCTAACATCATGCGTCGTCGTGATGGTAAGCTTTTTTTACTAGATTTTGGTGCAGTTAAACAAGTCACAAATGCTGCATCTGGTTCTGCGGCTTCTTCCACAGGAATTTATTCTATGGGATTTGCACCACCTGAGCAGATGGCTGGGGGTCAAGTATTTCCATCTACGGATTTATACGCTTTAGCTGTAACTCTGATTACCTTGTTAACAAATCAGGAAGCAATTCAACTATTTGATGCCTATAGCAACCAGTGGAAATGGCGATCGCAAGTTAGTGTCAACCCTCGCCTTGCTGATATTCTAGACAAGATGCTGCTACCCGCCGCTAATCAGCGCTTCCAGTCAGCCCAAGAGGTTCTACGTGTACTTAACTCACAGGCGGCTCAAGCCCCTACACAACTTAACTCGCCCTCTGCAACCCTCCCGCCACAAACACCCAAAAGTTCCAGTCCTGTCGTCCCCCGTCTTCCACCAACTCAACCAGCATTTTCTACACTGGAATTATTGGCTGGGGCGGCGTTTAGTGGATTTGAGGGTGCATTGCTCGCGATCGCTCTCTTCAGTCTAGTAAAATCACCAATAGTTACTTTAAGCGTTGCAGCTGTGATTTTGGGGATGCTGATATTTGCCCAAACCAGGCGATGGATTGAAAAGTTCGATTTATTAATTATTCCAACAATTACTTTTGCGATTATTTTTTTTCTCCCCTTTTTACGCGGGGGACTTGACATTTTGTCAGTAGTTATTTTAGCGGTTGCCGCAGGCTTAGTAGCCATTTCACTCACAGCCGTATTTCGACTTATTTATAAATTATTATCTCTCTTACTTTAA
- a CDS encoding substrate-binding domain-containing protein codes for MSQKNETLSLFLAVIITIGLIFGGLWFLMERWAQLSGTASKPSENGNTNNPINQFVNRCNVANLPEGTFNYGGSTTWAPIRKDVDFVLQTQCPRFILRYTQPPSGQAGSGTGIRMLIDNQLAFSQSSRSVKAEENTEAKQKEFSLKEIPVAIDGIAIAVNHNLNIPGLTVAQLKDIYTGKITNWQQVGGPNLPITVYSRSKEAGGTVEFFVENVLNKENFGTNVSYISTTTEAVRKVAVNTGAIYYASAPEVVPQCTIKSLPLGRTSSQFVPPYQEPFIPQSECPSKRNQLNTKVFRSGDYAITRNLFVIVKQNGQTDQQAGEAYANWLLTPQGQELIEKAGFVRIK; via the coding sequence ATGTCTCAGAAAAACGAAACACTTAGTCTTTTTTTAGCCGTTATCATCACTATTGGCTTAATATTTGGTGGTCTATGGTTTCTTATGGAACGGTGGGCGCAGTTGAGTGGAACTGCTTCTAAACCTTCGGAAAATGGTAATACAAATAATCCCATAAACCAGTTTGTCAACAGATGTAACGTGGCAAATCTTCCAGAGGGGACATTTAACTATGGTGGTAGCACAACCTGGGCACCCATCCGTAAAGACGTAGACTTCGTACTACAAACTCAATGCCCTCGGTTTATTTTACGCTACACTCAACCTCCTTCAGGTCAAGCAGGATCGGGAACAGGCATTCGGATGTTGATAGATAATCAACTGGCTTTTTCTCAATCTTCTCGCTCAGTGAAAGCTGAAGAAAATACAGAAGCTAAACAAAAAGAATTTAGTTTGAAAGAAATACCGGTGGCGATTGATGGTATTGCGATCGCAGTTAACCACAATCTCAATATCCCTGGTTTAACTGTCGCCCAACTCAAAGACATCTACACGGGCAAGATTACTAATTGGCAACAAGTAGGTGGGCCAAATTTGCCAATTACAGTCTACTCTCGTAGCAAAGAAGCTGGAGGGACAGTAGAATTTTTTGTCGAAAATGTTTTAAATAAAGAGAATTTTGGTACCAACGTTAGTTACATTAGCACGACCACAGAAGCAGTACGAAAAGTAGCAGTTAATACTGGCGCAATTTACTATGCTTCGGCCCCAGAGGTTGTACCCCAGTGTACGATTAAGTCTTTACCACTAGGGCGGACAAGCAGCCAATTTGTGCCTCCCTACCAGGAACCATTTATACCTCAATCTGAATGCCCTAGTAAGCGTAATCAGTTGAATACTAAGGTATTTCGTAGTGGAGATTATGCAATTACCCGCAATTTATTTGTAATCGTTAAACAGAATGGTCAAACAGATCAGCAAGCTGGTGAAGCTTATGCAAATTGGCTGCTGACACCTCAAGGTCAAGAACTAATCGAAAAAGCTGGATTTGTCAGAATTAAATGA
- a CDS encoding ABC transporter substrate-binding protein: MSQKNETTILALALLLTVGIVGSGFWWFTNNSGVKIGNTITQNPETVSQDRLSFGEKTFTSGEISPVKKEGVQAIANKSYDKAIANFTAALKLNRNDPEALIFLNNARIGSSKSYTIVASVPFGTDPNVSLEILRGIAQAQNQINTSGGVKGVPLRVGIANDDDNPEIAKQVASSLVSNSEVLGVVGPNTSDSTLAAGTIYTSGQLVAISPTSTSVKISNFSRYVFRTVPSDFMAARSLANYMVKTLQKKNAVVFFNSQSNYSQSLKSEFVSSVSLEGGQVSSEFDLSKADFSAAKSVEQATKQGAEVLMLAANTATLDKALQVVQINQKRLTLLGGDDVYTVKTLEIGREQAAGMVVAVPWHIEGDRKSDFPQKSRQLWGGDVSWRSALSYDATVALIAALERNPTRSGVQQALASSEFSTSGASGTIRFLASGDRNAPVQLVEIVPGSRSRTGYDFEPVR, translated from the coding sequence ATGTCACAAAAGAATGAAACCACAATTTTAGCCTTGGCCCTGCTGCTGACAGTTGGAATAGTTGGCAGTGGTTTTTGGTGGTTTACTAACAACTCTGGGGTCAAAATTGGCAATACCATCACTCAAAACCCAGAAACAGTCAGCCAAGACCGCCTTAGTTTTGGGGAAAAAACCTTTACTTCCGGTGAGATTTCCCCAGTTAAAAAAGAAGGAGTACAGGCGATCGCTAATAAAAGTTATGACAAAGCGATCGCCAATTTCACCGCTGCCCTAAAACTCAACCGTAACGATCCAGAAGCTCTGATATTTCTTAACAATGCCCGGATCGGTTCTTCCAAGAGTTACACCATCGTGGCTTCTGTACCATTTGGCACTGACCCCAATGTTTCTTTAGAAATTTTACGTGGTATTGCCCAAGCCCAAAATCAAATTAATACCTCTGGTGGAGTCAAGGGAGTGCCGTTGAGGGTAGGGATAGCTAATGACGACGACAATCCAGAAATAGCCAAACAAGTTGCTTCCAGCCTAGTCAGCAATTCCGAAGTTTTAGGTGTAGTTGGGCCCAATACTAGCGATTCCACCTTAGCCGCAGGTACTATCTATACCTCTGGACAACTTGTAGCAATTTCTCCTACCAGCACATCTGTCAAAATTTCTAACTTTAGCCGCTACGTTTTTCGCACGGTTCCTAGTGATTTTATGGCTGCTAGAAGTTTAGCTAACTATATGGTGAAAACCTTGCAGAAAAAAAATGCAGTGGTTTTCTTTAATTCTCAGAGTAACTATAGCCAGTCTTTAAAGTCAGAGTTTGTTTCATCTGTTTCCCTAGAGGGTGGACAGGTATCCAGCGAATTTGACTTATCCAAAGCGGATTTTAGTGCGGCTAAAAGTGTAGAACAAGCAACAAAGCAAGGTGCAGAAGTGTTGATGTTAGCTGCTAACACTGCAACTCTCGATAAAGCGCTGCAAGTAGTTCAGATTAACCAGAAACGGTTAACTCTGCTAGGAGGAGATGATGTTTACACCGTTAAAACTTTAGAAATTGGCAGAGAGCAAGCCGCGGGGATGGTAGTCGCAGTTCCTTGGCATATTGAGGGCGATCGCAAGTCAGATTTTCCTCAGAAATCGCGGCAGTTATGGGGCGGTGATGTGAGTTGGCGAAGCGCCCTCAGTTATGATGCCACTGTCGCTCTAATTGCGGCATTAGAACGTAATCCCACACGATCGGGAGTTCAACAAGCATTAGCATCCTCTGAATTTTCTACCAGTGGCGCTTCTGGCACAATTCGATTTTTAGCATCAGGCGATCGCAATGCCCCAGTCCAACTTGTAGAAATTGTTCCTGGTTCCCGCTCCCGCACTGGTTATGACTTTGAACCAGTGCGTTAA
- a CDS encoding PstS family phosphate ABC transporter substrate-binding protein: protein MSQKNEIPILVLSILITVGLIAGGFWWFSRKSGLELNTINSGNTKTPQAASGKPSSGTFSLVKDVPTGLFNYGGSTSWAPIRLIVDSAIQAARPELRLRYVEPSNASPGSGTGIQSLIDGQLAFAQSSRPVLDQELSRAQQRGFSLKQIPVAIDGLAVAVNSNLNIPGLTIEQLKSIYTGKINNWSQVGGPNIPIKPYSRRITDGGTVELFVQDILGGQAFSSNVEFISTTTQALQKLAGSPGSIYYASAPEVIPQCSIKALPLGRTQGQYIAPYQEPSVLPSECPGKRNKLNIEAFQSGKYPITRNLFVVVKQNDQTEQQAGVAYANLLLTEQGQEMITQAGFVKIR, encoded by the coding sequence ATGTCCCAAAAAAATGAAATACCTATTCTTGTATTATCAATACTGATTACGGTTGGACTAATAGCTGGCGGTTTTTGGTGGTTCAGTAGAAAGTCTGGTTTGGAGCTAAATACAATTAATTCTGGTAACACGAAAACACCCCAAGCCGCATCAGGAAAACCTAGCAGCGGGACTTTCTCTTTAGTAAAGGATGTTCCTACAGGATTATTCAATTACGGTGGCAGTACATCTTGGGCACCGATTCGACTAATAGTTGATTCCGCAATTCAAGCCGCGCGGCCAGAGTTACGGTTGCGCTATGTAGAACCCAGCAATGCATCTCCTGGTTCTGGTACTGGCATCCAGTCCTTAATAGATGGTCAACTAGCCTTTGCCCAGTCCTCTCGACCAGTTTTAGATCAGGAATTAAGTCGTGCCCAGCAGCGTGGATTCAGTTTAAAACAAATTCCTGTGGCAATTGATGGTTTAGCGGTTGCAGTTAATTCCAACCTGAATATCCCAGGACTAACGATAGAACAGTTAAAGTCAATTTACACAGGCAAAATCAATAATTGGAGCCAGGTGGGCGGCCCCAATATCCCGATTAAGCCTTATTCCCGCCGCATTACTGATGGCGGTACAGTGGAACTTTTTGTCCAAGACATCTTGGGTGGTCAAGCTTTCAGCTCCAATGTGGAATTTATCTCCACAACCACCCAAGCCTTGCAAAAATTGGCTGGTAGTCCTGGCAGCATCTACTACGCTTCTGCCCCAGAGGTGATTCCTCAATGCTCAATCAAAGCCTTACCGTTGGGGCGGACGCAAGGGCAATACATTGCTCCATACCAAGAACCTTCTGTCCTCCCGTCGGAATGTCCTGGTAAACGGAACAAATTGAACATTGAAGCTTTCCAATCAGGAAAATACCCAATTACCCGGAATCTGTTTGTGGTGGTCAAACAGAATGATCAGACTGAGCAGCAAGCAGGTGTCGCTTATGCCAACTTACTGCTGACTGAGCAGGGACAGGAAATGATTACCCAAGCAGGGTTTGTCAAAATTCGCTGA
- a CDS encoding Crp/Fnr family transcriptional regulator, translating into MQSPSSFSEASRPFLTWQRILDWAQEHYRCRTFSKDERIPARPGLLYLVQRGAIRMVGTAQVSATASQLTSRRINRTPEEAFLGFVGAGQPFEIVAQSPFTLQAYAHVDQTAVLWMYWHDLDNWPHFRREVMDAFRYQHQRKLLWLSALGQRRTIDRLLGFLTLLIEEYGEPAMSDTDPDVIRGYALPFPLTHAQIGSAIGSTRVTVTRLMGKLRQRGLILTQGDNLICLPAESINRAG; encoded by the coding sequence ATGCAATCTCCATCCTCCTTTTCTGAGGCATCACGGCCTTTTTTGACTTGGCAACGCATTCTTGACTGGGCTCAAGAACACTACCGCTGCCGCACCTTTAGCAAAGATGAGCGCATTCCAGCCCGGCCTGGATTGCTGTATTTGGTGCAAAGGGGTGCGATCCGTATGGTAGGAACCGCACAAGTTAGTGCGACTGCTAGTCAGCTAACGTCTCGACGAATCAACAGAACTCCAGAAGAAGCGTTCTTGGGTTTTGTGGGAGCGGGACAGCCATTTGAAATTGTTGCTCAATCACCATTCACACTCCAGGCTTACGCCCACGTTGATCAAACTGCGGTGCTGTGGATGTACTGGCACGATTTAGACAATTGGCCTCACTTTCGTCGCGAAGTTATGGATGCCTTTAGGTATCAGCACCAGCGTAAGCTGCTGTGGCTGAGTGCCTTGGGACAACGCCGCACAATTGACCGACTCTTAGGATTTCTCACATTGTTAATTGAGGAATATGGAGAGCCAGCAATGAGCGACACTGATCCTGATGTGATTCGCGGCTATGCTTTGCCCTTCCCACTCACCCATGCCCAAATTGGTAGCGCGATTGGTTCTACTCGTGTCACCGTCACCCGCTTGATGGGTAAGCTACGTCAACGTGGCTTAATTCTGACTCAAGGGGATAATCTAATCTGCTTGCCAGCGGAATCGATTAATAGAGCTGGTTAA
- a CDS encoding DALR anticodon-binding domain-containing protein, giving the protein MELASAIASDISEICGDVFSIQTVPPGWIHFELTHSTLATWLQSLAVGSSGKEGEIGGREQGAGGEINSKFKIQNSKLKNFCLLPSASSLLPTLADSLPLRYPASSVPNSLFAVQYAHARCCSLVLLAHREGLIKLREPVPNTSSACWDVISPNPLPWLNCDGTLRLNHPDERQLIGELIQVIDDIECPDVNGSVKWEKVALNLSQAFEKFWSNCRIWGEVKIKSPELAQARLGLLMATQSVLRFVLEENLGVFAPLEL; this is encoded by the coding sequence ATGGAGCTTGCCAGTGCGATCGCCTCAGATATATCAGAGATTTGTGGCGACGTTTTTAGCATCCAAACAGTTCCCCCTGGTTGGATACATTTTGAATTAACTCACTCAACCTTAGCGACTTGGTTACAAAGTCTCGCAGTGGGGAGTTCGGGGAAAGAGGGGGAGATCGGGGGCAGGGAGCAGGGAGCAGGGGGAGAAATCAATTCAAAATTCAAAATTCAAAATTCAAAATTAAAGAACTTCTGCCTTCTACCTTCTGCCTCCTCCCTCCTGCCGACGCTTGCGGACTCGCTACCGCTGCGCTATCCTGCCTCCTCAGTGCCCAATTCTTTGTTTGCTGTTCAATATGCTCACGCACGCTGCTGTTCCCTAGTGCTTTTGGCTCATCGAGAGGGGTTGATTAAACTTAGAGAACCAGTTCCAAATACTAGTTCAGCTTGTTGGGATGTTATCTCTCCTAACCCTCTACCTTGGCTTAATTGTGACGGAACACTGCGGTTAAATCACCCAGATGAGCGTCAGCTAATTGGTGAGTTAATACAAGTGATAGACGATATTGAGTGCCCTGATGTTAACGGTTCTGTAAAATGGGAAAAAGTGGCGCTGAATTTGAGCCAAGCTTTTGAAAAGTTCTGGTCTAATTGCCGGATTTGGGGTGAGGTAAAAATTAAATCACCAGAGCTAGCCCAAGCCAGACTCGGATTGCTCATGGCTACTCAGTCAGTATTAAGATTTGTCCTAGAGGAAAACCTGGGTGTTTTTGCGCCTTTGGAGTTATAA
- a CDS encoding Cof-type HAD-IIB family hydrolase, with protein sequence MQKASATHLASTDHQAVAKDIKLLVLDIDGTIAGHSNTISAGVKQAIIAAQARGIQVAIATGRMYRSALHFHQDIGSTLPLMAYQGAWIQDPITQKIHRHWVVSREIAHQLLDYFEKPELRSLLSVHFYINDQLYVRELTRETQMYAERSGITPIPVGDLRQALTNEPTKILALCDDTDVIDKLLGNLRRQYTPAELYLTTSVATFFEATNASVNKGTAVRYLAEELLGLQLANVMAIGDNFNDVEMLEYVGLGVAMGNAPAAVQAIARWVAPSVEEDGAAVAIEKFLL encoded by the coding sequence ATGCAGAAAGCATCTGCCACACATTTGGCATCTACCGATCATCAGGCTGTTGCAAAAGACATTAAACTACTAGTTTTGGATATAGATGGCACGATCGCCGGACACTCTAACACCATTAGTGCAGGTGTTAAGCAAGCTATTATTGCGGCGCAAGCACGAGGAATTCAAGTGGCGATCGCTACCGGTCGAATGTATCGTTCAGCTTTACACTTTCACCAAGACATCGGCTCTACACTACCATTAATGGCCTATCAGGGAGCCTGGATTCAAGACCCGATCACCCAAAAAATTCATCGTCATTGGGTTGTTTCCAGGGAAATAGCCCACCAGTTACTCGACTATTTTGAAAAGCCTGAGTTGCGATCGCTTCTATCTGTTCACTTTTACATCAATGATCAGCTATACGTCCGTGAGTTAACCAGAGAAACCCAAATGTATGCAGAACGTTCTGGTATTACGCCGATTCCTGTGGGTGATTTGCGTCAAGCCTTAACGAATGAACCGACAAAAATTCTTGCTTTGTGTGATGACACTGACGTAATCGACAAGCTATTAGGAAATTTGCGCCGCCAATACACACCCGCTGAACTTTATCTGACAACATCTGTTGCTACCTTTTTTGAAGCAACGAACGCCTCTGTGAATAAGGGGACGGCTGTACGTTACCTAGCCGAAGAATTATTAGGATTACAGTTAGCCAATGTTATGGCCATTGGCGATAACTTCAATGATGTGGAAATGCTGGAGTATGTTGGACTTGGTGTAGCTATGGGCAACGCACCAGCAGCAGTACAAGCGATCGCTAGGTGGGTAGCTCCTAGCGTAGAAGAAGATGGGGCAGCAGTCGCAATTGAAAAGTTTTTGCTGTAG
- a CDS encoding choice-of-anchor E domain-containing protein, translated as MTTKLFNTLAAATTLAGIVATSGVANAASLSYSSSINYELTDIIEAPLSVQKFDSSLGTLQGVTIEFTGDILGNAGFENRSQTASLVTLNLTSEFSLQLNNQSLLALNPEYSYSYQTAKYDGSTDYSGTSGKTVSNLTATQSATQSSTNTQFLQSFIGNGNIDFLFTALAESVVTGSGNIRSYVDTYAKAGIKVTYNYDDVKSVPEPSATLGVGLIAGLCLLSQRKKSWLKMPNS; from the coding sequence ATGACAACAAAACTATTCAACACTCTAGCTGCTGCCACAACTTTGGCAGGAATCGTTGCGACTTCTGGAGTAGCTAATGCAGCTTCTCTCTCCTACAGTAGTTCCATTAATTACGAATTGACAGATATCATTGAAGCACCACTGAGCGTCCAAAAGTTTGACTCATCTTTAGGCACACTTCAAGGTGTAACAATAGAATTTACTGGCGATATCCTTGGAAATGCAGGTTTTGAAAACAGGAGTCAAACTGCGAGTCTGGTGACATTAAATCTCACCAGTGAATTCAGCTTACAACTAAATAATCAGTCTTTATTGGCACTGAATCCAGAATATAGTTACAGTTACCAAACCGCTAAATATGATGGGAGCACTGATTATAGTGGCACCTCTGGAAAGACTGTTTCTAACTTAACTGCCACACAATCTGCTACCCAATCTTCCACTAATACGCAATTCTTACAGTCTTTCATTGGTAATGGCAACATAGACTTTTTGTTCACAGCTCTAGCTGAATCAGTAGTTACAGGATCGGGCAACATTAGATCCTATGTTGATACATACGCCAAAGCAGGTATCAAAGTAACTTATAACTATGATGATGTGAAATCGGTACCAGAACCCTCTGCTACTCTTGGAGTTGGTTTAATTGCTGGGCTTTGTCTGTTGTCACAACGCAAAAAAAGCTGGCTCAAGATGCCTAATTCATAG